TCTGCGGCTTGGGCTGGCCGGTCAAGGCGTCGATCTTGCGCCCCTTACCCGACAGCCCGGTGGTGCCGAAGGAGCCGAGGGCGTTGAGGCGGGGAAGCAACTGGTTCTCAGCCAGCTTGAGCTGCATGCCGGCGCCTTGCACCGCCAGCTTGGCGGCGGCCAACTCGGGGCGTCGCTCCAAAGCGGTGGCCAGGCTGCGTTCGAGATCGACGCTGTAGGGTTCCACCGCCGGGGCATCGGCGGGCTCGACCACCAGCAACGACTCGGCCGAATCGGGGCTGGCATTGATCAGGGCGCGCAAGGCGTCACGCGCATTGATGCGGGCGCTGCGGGCTTGAATCAAATTGGTCTCGCGCCGCGCCACCTCGGCCTGGGCTTCCAGCACCGCCGTACGCGGCGCCGCTCCGACATTGAATCGGCCTTCGTTCTGGCGCTGCAACTCCTTGGCCAGCGCCAGGCCCTGCTCCTGCACCGTGACGTTGTGATTAGCTTGCACCAGAGCCCAGTAGGCTTGTTCGACGGTTTTCACCGTGGTGGCGAGCGTGGCCTCGTACTGCTTGAGCGCGCTTTGCGACTCGGTGCGCGCGATCCGCACTTGCAGGGTGGTGAAGCGCAGGCCGAAGTCGCGCAGCATCGGCTGCGCCAGCTGCAGCGTCAGGTCGGAGCGGTACTGCGGCACGAAGTCGGTCATGAACGCGCTGCTGTTGTTCATCCGGTTGGTCCGCAGCATGAGCGAGACCTGGGCGCCGCTGCGCAGCAGCTTGCGGAGGCCGAGGTCGCCGGTGAGGTTGATCGACTCGCTGCGACCCTTGGTCGCGGTCAGGCCTTGCAGGGCGCTGCCGGCGGGCTGTTCGCTGCGGTCGGTGGTGAGGTCGGCGAAGACCGAGGGATCAAAGATGGAATAGGCGCGACGCACCTGGGTGCGGGCACCGAGCGGGCCCAGGCGCGAGATTTCGAGGCCGGTGTTGTGGGCCAGCGCCAGCGCCACGCAATCGGCGAGGGTCAACGCCTGGGGTGCGCTCAGCTCGCGCAAGCGACCGTAGCGCGAGGTGTCGCTGACGAAGCGCTCGATCCCGGGCGGCACGTCGGCGCTGCCCCACTGGCTGGCCAAGGCCGCCGCGTAGTCGGGGATGTCGTCGAGCAGCCGCAGCTGCGCCGGCGCCGAGAGGGCAGCGCTGGCAAGCGCCGCCGGCGCGTTCGA
Above is a genomic segment from Deltaproteobacteria bacterium containing:
- a CDS encoding TolC family protein, with the protein product MWGERMGLRLLILLSGVVIGGGIAAAEPAQTASNAPAALASAALSAPAQLRLLDDIPDYAAALASQWGSADVPPGIERFVSDTSRYGRLRELSAPQALTLADCVALALAHNTGLEISRLGPLGARTQVRRAYSIFDPSVFADLTTDRSEQPAGSALQGLTATKGRSESINLTGDLGLRKLLRSGAQVSLMLRTNRMNNSSAFMTDFVPQYRSDLTLQLAQPMLRDFGLRFTTLQVRIARTESQSALKQYEATLATTVKTVEQAYWALVQANHNVTVQEQGLALAKELQRQNEGRFNVGAAPRTAVLEAQAEVARRETNLIQARSARINARDALRALINASPDSAESLLVVEPADAPAVEPYSVDLERSLATALERRPELAAAKLAVQGAGMQLKLAENQLLPRLNALGSFGTTGLSGKGRKIDALTGQPKPQNPFTGAYGETYNGLIDGRYYSYSAGLTLEVPLSNAQARADYAAVRVSVEQARLSLQQLQENVTLEVKRAVSNLETDIKSIEATRIARELAEENLRNQKARYDVGLATTKDLLDFQDRLTIARATEIQALVTYNVDLAELRRVEGSLLEARHVQVTDSDSEPTPFWAQF